GAATTAAACCAGCACCTTTTTGTGTGAGGCTGAAGTTAAATCCATACCCTTTTTTCCCTTggaaagcaaaaacaatgtttgtCAGCTTTCCATATAGCTCTTCAGGAGCTGTTCAGGTCTTGAATTTCTTGCTGCAGTGCTGCGTGCTCTCGGTCGACGTTCTGTTTCTCAGCCTTCATTGCATTGCGTGCACTTTCTAAAGCTCTTTCACTGTTCAGCTTTTCTTTGAGCTTCTGGACCTCTCGTCGAAGGACATCATTTCTTCGACTCGTGGCATCTTTTTCCGTTGTCAGCGATTTGTACAGGACCTCCAgtattttttcactttgcagtCTGCCGTAGAGCTCTTCAACCTCCAGCTGTAATGTGTGGTTTTGTTGGATCAAGGCTTCGTTTTCTTCTTTCATGACATCATTCCTGTCTACCAAAGCTTGTTCCTTTACAAGCCTTTTCTCCACCTCctgaatttcttttttcaggattttatttctgtGCGTTagattctttttctctcctttcagcGAGTCATAAATTGCCTTTGtaacagttttgttttctatCTCCTCACTGCACTGTTGGATTTCTTGATGGAGTTCATCGTTGCGTTGTCTTAAGGCTCCTATCTCCTCTCTCAGCGGACCACACTTGCCTTCATATTCTTTCATACCTCGAAACTTTGAGTGGAGCGTTGCAAGTGTTTTAAGAAgctcattttgttttgcagagacaactttttcttctgctttcagggctttatatttgtctttcatGGCTTTTCTGTTCTGGATCCTACTGGTAAGGTCCTCAATGTCTATTTGGATGTCTTCATTTTCTCTGCACATAAATCCCATGTTGTGCAACTTCTCCCTACACATGACACCGAAAATCTTTTGATCTTCATAATCTTTGTAGAGCTTCTGGCGTTGTTCTTTCAGTGCTGCGTTCTGCTGGCTGATGGTCACTGTTGAAACTTCCATTTGCTCATTCATTTCCCGCAGAGCCTTTTCATATCGGAGATCTTTGGATATCTCCCGAATCTCTTGTCTCAGGTCGTCATTTTGCTGGCTTATCGCCTCTTTCTCTGCTTTCAGTGTGTCATACGTTTCATCCAGAGCAGTTAAATTTCTACGCTTTTCTTTGAGCTCCTGGATTTCCTCTTGTATGCTGTAATTTTGGAGCCTCATGGCCTCTGTTTCCTCCTTAATGACATTACACAATTCCTCCAAAGATGGTTCATTTTGGGGTCTTCTCCTGAGCTCCTGAATTTCTTGTCTCAACGCCTCGTTTTGCTGGCTTGCTGCTAAGAGCTCTGCTTTGACTTTATCATAGTTCTCATCAAAGGATTTATCATGTGTCATATTGTGTAGCTCCTGGCGTTCTTTTTCCAAAGCTTCATTGGCGTTCAAAATGGCTTCTTTCGCCACTTGCATAGCGTTGGACATTGCATCCAATTCTTTTTGAGTTTGGCTATTTTCATGGAGCTCTGCTAGTTGTTTTTTCTCATATTGTCTAGCGTACCTTTGCAGTTGGAGATCTATTCCTTCCAGTTGTTGAATGACTGCATCCAAGTCCACTTTGATTTCTTGGTCAGATATATCTGCTTGTTCTTGGCTGACGTCCATGCCCAGATTGTCAAAGAACTTCTCAGAAGGGACCGTTTCCTCGATGCAGCtcatttttcttctctcttaaCGACTGTGTTAACCACCGCTTGTTTTTCTGGGCTCTGTACACGAAGCTCAGTTGTAAATGATTGATTAGACTGAGGAGCTGAAGTTTCAGAATGTGTTCACTCTGTGGCTTTGATCTTCAGAATGTGGAAGCAGGCAGTGACATCACTTTCCCCTCAGAACGgtgtttatgacatcatcaacattatgacatCGTCTAAATTCTGATCGATAAAGTACAGGAAGTGAGGGAACCTTTCACACAGCATGGTGTTTATGAAATGGTAAAAAGACAGAGGATCAAGTCTGAATCTACACATTTTTATACACAGAACATATCTT
The window above is part of the Micropterus dolomieu isolate WLL.071019.BEF.003 ecotype Adirondacks unplaced genomic scaffold, ASM2129224v1 contig_14156, whole genome shotgun sequence genome. Proteins encoded here:
- the LOC123966750 gene encoding protein Daple-like encodes the protein MSCIEETVPSEKFFDNLGMDVSQEQADISDQEIKVDLDAVIQQLEGIDLQLQRYARQYEKKQLAELHENSQTQKELDAMSNAMQVAKEAILNANEALEKERQELHNMTHDKSFDENYDKVKAELLAASQQNEALRQEIQELRRRPQNEPSLEELCNVIKEETEAMRLQNYSIQEEIQELKEKRRNLTALDETYDTLKAEKEAISQQNDDLRQEIREISKDLRYEKALREMNEQMEVSTVTISQQNAALKEQRQKLYKDYEDQKIFGVMCREKLHNMGFMCRENEDIQIDIEDLTSRIQNRKAMKDKYKALKAEEKVVSAKQNELLKTLATLHSKFRGMKEYEGKCGPLREEIGALRQRNDELHQEIQQCSEEIENKTVTKAIYDSLKGEKKNLTHRNKILKKEIQEVEKRLVKEQALVDRNDVMKEENEALIQQNHTLQLEVEELYGRLQSEKILEVLYKSLTTEKDATSRRNDVLRREVQKLKEKLNSERALESARNAMKAEKQNVDREHAALQQEIQDLNSS